A DNA window from Malus domestica chromosome 12, GDT2T_hap1 contains the following coding sequences:
- the LOC103451081 gene encoding peroxygenase — protein sequence MAADQGQQQASSESMATVAEKAPITVERKIRNDLETKLPKPYMPRAMIAPDMGNINGTWGHKHSNMSVLQQHAAFFDQDNDGIIYPSETFRGFRALGFNPVASFIFMVLVHGAMSYATLPTWIPSPFFAIHIENIHRAKHGSDSGTYDTEGRYIPANLENMFSKYARTVPDKLTFKELWHMTQANRDAFDFFGWIASKLEWGVLYLLAKDENGYLAKEAVRRCFDGSLFEYCSKLQKGAVSKMG from the exons atggcagCTGATCAGGGCCAGCAGCAGGCATCCAGTGAGTCCATGGCGACGGTGGCTGAGAAGGCTCCGATCACCGTGGAGAGGAAGATCCGCAATGATTTGGAGACCAAGCTCCCCAAACCAT ACATGCCTAGGGCTATGATTGCGCCTGATATGGGGAACATCAATGGCACGTGGGGCCATAAGCATTCCAACATGTCTGTGCTTCAACAGCATGCAGCATTCTTCGACCAAGACAACGATGGTATAATCTACCCTTCCGAAACATTCAGAG GATTTCGTGCACTCGGGTTTAATCCGGTTGCTTCGTTCATCTTCATGGTTCTTGTCCATGGAGCTATGAGTTATGCTACTCTTCCT ACATGGATACCGTCGCCTTTCTTCGCAATTCACATAGAGAACATACACAGGGCAAAACATGGAAGTGACTCAGGGACCTATGACACAGAGGGAAG GTACATTCCTGCAAATCTGGAGAACATGTTCAGCAAGTACGCCCGCACTGTGCCTGATAAGCTTACATTCAAGGAGCTTTGGCACATGACTCAGGCTAACCGTGATGCCTTTGATTTCTTTGGCTG GATTGCAAGTAAACTGGAATGGGGAGTTCTGTATCTTCTTGCAAAAGATGAAAACGGCTACTTGGCAAAGGAAGCTGTGAGGCGTTGTTTTGATGGAAGCTTGTTCGAGTACTGTTCGAAGTTGCAGAAGGGTGCTGTTAGTAAGATGGGATGA